One Lysinibacillus fusiformis genomic window carries:
- a CDS encoding EamA family transporter, producing the protein MKISTQNNYNLYVIGVLSLIISAILSSISQVYYANRVQAVHPFLFTGVSFLITTLYFQFFATRQKTHVQWQQATPPLLKLNIASILAFMGFYFALKYIEPAIVSSLEMGLGPLFVILIAIQQKQAVKRAQLIIAMGTLGACLVLIYAVFTGKSAMLMWNQFSILGVLASILCGLGAVLCTLYSKQLSELGWTSSMILSKRFYGIITLSLIATYDVLLNYLLANIGWVLLMTLLGVLVPMYLLQKGIHYCEPFLVMMSLCFIPVFTFFFQLFDSRLQWSTMTFVGVILLLFLGMTSLYVDRKQ; encoded by the coding sequence ATGAAAATTTCAACGCAAAATAACTATAATCTATATGTTATTGGCGTACTATCATTAATAATATCAGCCATTTTATCTTCTATTAGTCAAGTCTATTATGCTAATCGTGTACAAGCCGTTCATCCATTTCTCTTTACAGGCGTTAGCTTTTTAATAACTACATTATATTTTCAATTTTTTGCGACTAGGCAAAAGACACATGTTCAATGGCAGCAAGCTACTCCCCCATTATTGAAACTAAATATAGCATCTATTCTGGCTTTTATGGGTTTTTATTTTGCCTTAAAGTATATTGAACCTGCGATAGTCAGTTCGCTTGAAATGGGCCTTGGCCCTTTATTCGTTATATTAATAGCCATTCAGCAAAAGCAGGCTGTAAAAAGAGCTCAATTGATTATTGCAATGGGGACGCTAGGTGCTTGCCTTGTATTAATTTATGCTGTATTTACAGGGAAATCTGCTATGTTAATGTGGAATCAATTTAGTATTTTAGGGGTACTTGCAAGTATATTATGCGGGCTAGGTGCAGTGCTATGTACGCTTTATTCCAAACAGTTAAGTGAACTAGGTTGGACTAGCTCTATGATTCTATCAAAAAGGTTTTATGGGATTATTACGTTGTCTTTGATCGCTACATATGACGTATTGTTAAACTACTTGCTTGCAAATATAGGTTGGGTCTTACTGATGACATTGCTAGGTGTATTAGTTCCGATGTATTTATTACAAAAGGGCATTCACTATTGCGAACCATTTTTAGTCATGATGTCATTATGCTTTATTCCTGTGTTTACTTTCTTCTTTCAGCTTTTTGATAGCAGACTGCAATGGTCAACGATGACTTTCGTTGGTGTTATTTTATTGTTGTTTCTTGGAATGACTAGTTTATATGTTGATAGAAAACAATAA
- a CDS encoding VanW family protein: protein MKRNCLATICVVCAIGLAGCQGKPAKEKELENQVNELTQQIEEVQKPVTVDQKDTQEIVPAVVNIVDPNTMAIIQTLSPKDLGYEEDVATYKKKIEQLAKDLARGSATEAGYDKRMVLDRISEDGQLIKGNPQVLLKESELVDKVMEASATGGNVEMPLYVSESGYYFEDIPYLEEVVVASYTTYFNTSDLGRNKNIELSAKAINNVIVGSGDHFSFNTVVGPRDEANGYQPAPEIINKKVVMGIGGGICQTSSTLFNAVDQIPIKFVERHHHSLDIGYVPKGRDATVSYGGLDFRFQNTSDVPFLITTVYGKDFLTVEVRTSKKYEDILKHQ from the coding sequence GTGAAGAGAAATTGCTTGGCTACAATTTGTGTTGTATGTGCTATTGGATTGGCCGGTTGTCAGGGGAAACCGGCAAAAGAAAAAGAATTAGAGAATCAAGTAAATGAATTAACACAACAAATCGAGGAAGTACAAAAGCCAGTGACTGTCGATCAAAAAGACACACAAGAAATAGTGCCTGCGGTCGTAAATATTGTCGATCCGAATACAATGGCTATCATCCAAACCTTATCGCCGAAAGACTTAGGTTATGAAGAAGATGTTGCAACGTATAAAAAGAAAATTGAACAATTAGCGAAAGATCTTGCAAGAGGAAGTGCAACAGAAGCGGGTTATGATAAGCGAATGGTACTCGATCGAATTAGTGAGGATGGTCAGCTTATCAAAGGAAACCCACAGGTGCTTTTGAAAGAAAGTGAATTGGTGGATAAAGTGATGGAGGCATCAGCAACCGGTGGAAATGTGGAAATGCCGTTATATGTATCAGAAAGTGGTTATTATTTTGAGGATATCCCTTATTTAGAAGAAGTTGTTGTCGCATCCTATACAACGTACTTCAATACTTCAGATTTAGGGAGGAACAAGAATATTGAACTTTCAGCAAAGGCGATTAATAATGTCATCGTCGGTAGTGGGGATCATTTCTCCTTTAATACGGTGGTCGGTCCAAGAGACGAGGCAAATGGTTATCAACCTGCACCTGAAATTATCAATAAGAAAGTGGTCATGGGGATTGGAGGAGGGATTTGCCAAACATCCTCGACGCTTTTTAATGCGGTAGATCAAATTCCAATAAAATTTGTAGAGCGGCATCACCATTCATTAGATATAGGGTATGTACCAAAAGGAAGAGATGCCACTGTGTCCTATGGTGGATTAGATTTCAGGTTTCAAAACACGAGTGATGTGCCGTTCTTAATCACAACTGTTTATGGGAAAGATTTTCTTACAGTAGAAGTTAGAACCTCAAAGAAATATGAAGACATATTGAAACATCAATAA